A window from Argopecten irradians isolate NY chromosome 3, Ai_NY, whole genome shotgun sequence encodes these proteins:
- the LOC138317374 gene encoding uncharacterized protein isoform X2, whose protein sequence is MAGAYKPIWSVPRRVVLHDSYSKYGQDRNKYNSASWRSENQVRYKVIDFSRVSPDKAPFLLTTLDSRRHTPQSRHIFHIHRVNQKPICSVQTWPDDPKDMEKKDKGTSIYMTSFKHKKTSELPKVIKRNMKERIAEGIVPFNLPEDNFDIRSEMMLPVCETTRIPSAPHPHKYLLRRRKVPPQFQSHGIFYNNNGEPIKSQSMDRPLSRPPPMNDNSAHVSITSLCGQDFTRRRYIAPPTGILTVTNFDGGAKAIGSHRFDEKYLPFIRAKSVI, encoded by the exons ATGGCAGGAGCCTACAAACCGATTTGGTCCGTCCCTCGTCGGGTAGTGTTACATGACTCCTACAGCAAATATGGACAAGACAG aaacaaatacaacaGCGCTTCCTGGCGGTCGGAAAACCAGGTGAGATACAAGGTGATTGATTTTTCCCGCGTTTCTCCGGATAAAGCCCCTTTCCTGTTGACAACATTGGATTCAAGGCGTCACACTCCGCAGTCCAGACATATTTTCCACATACACCGTGTAAATCAGAAG CCGATATGCTCAGTCCAGACGTGGCCGGACGACCCGAAAGATATGGAAAAGAAGGATAAAGGAACGTCCATCTATATGACGTCATTTAAACATAAGAAAACCTCGGAGTTGCCCAAAGTCATCAAAAGGAATATGAAGGAACGAATAGCCGAGGGCATTG TGCCGTTTAATCTCCCAGAAGACAACTTTGATATCAGATCAGAAATGATGCTTCCTGTTTGTGAAACG ACACGGATTCCGTCTGCCCCTCATCCACACAAGTATCTGCTCCGGAGGAGGAAAGTCCCGCCCCAGTTTCAGT CACATGGGATATTCTACAATAACAATGGCGAACCGATAAAGTCTCAGTCTATGGACCGCCCCTTGTCCAGGCCTCCGCCAATGAATGACAACTCTGCGCACGTGAGCATCACGAGTTTGTGTGGACAGGACTTCACGCGGAGGCGTTATATAGCGCCACCTACAGGCATTTTGACTGTCACCA ATTTTGATGGCGGCGCCAAGGCGATTGGGAGTCATCGGTTTGATGAGAAATATTTGCCATTTATACGAGCCAAGTCGGTCATATAG
- the LOC138317375 gene encoding uncharacterized protein: protein MADERCLFRPEFYILWDTGFKEEELPEDTVTVCFVSKDGGKQTQTNIFHSEADEEQKAEDKCLEWISNEPFLLEGDDLNIELYMNYSPPATFSNPFSEFITSLHDQEKQLCVSLKLVKLRGVDGEEEDQEGNREGLREMKKAGICVSSVCCRDWRGLKDIMEDLEGGKIHEKNCKRVKKQLKNIFSNPKEVDTNTELETEEVEVMTELETADAEVMTDPIEEPEPEPEPEPEPEPEPEPDSSSSSSDDE, encoded by the coding sequence ATGGCGGATGAGAGGTGTTTATTCCGGCCAGAGTTCTATATACTGTGGGATACTGGGTTTAAGGAAGAGGAACTTCCAGAAGATACGGTGACAGTTTGTTTTGTAAGTAAAGATGGCGGAAAACAAACGCAAACAAACATATTCCATTCAGAAGCAGACGAAGAACAAAAAGCAGAAGACAAATGTCTAGAATGGATTTCAAACGAACCTTTCCTTTTGGAGGGGGACGATCTCAACATAGAGTTATATATGAATTATTCACCACCAGCAACATTTTCCAATCCATTCAGCGAGTTTATTACGTCGCTACATGATCAGGAGAAGCAACTCTGTGTGTCTTTGAAGCTTGTAAAGCTGCGCGGTGTagatggggaggaggaagatcAGGAGGGAAACAGAGAGGGACTACGTGAAATGAAAAAGGCGGGAATATGTGTATCGTCTGTTTGCTGCCGGGATTGGCGAGGTCTCAAAGACATTATGGAGGATCTAGAAGGTGGGAAAATTCACGAGAAAAACTGTAAAAGGGTCAagaaacaattgaaaaatatattctCTAATCCAAAAGAAGTTGATACAAATACAGAGTTAGAGACAGAGGAAGTTGAAGTTATGACAGAACTGGAGACTGCAGACGCTGAGGTAATGACGGATCCAATCGAGGAACCGGAACCAGAACCTGAGCCGGAACCAGAACCGGAACCGGAACCGGAACCGGATAGCAGCTCATCAAGTTCAGATGACGAATGA
- the LOC138320137 gene encoding C-type lectin mannose-binding isoform-like, whose protein sequence is MCVTLTTGTNTCVIIEPWCPTYIGGRCYRLSEDRATWEEAKLNCEANSSTLARIDSADLLMTLSNGLPKDIGVYIGGSDRVTEGQWVWAYGNVPINFTGIPHFLNIYREHQDCLMIKFANNTATLQDTPCVNDKLYICQSSLVN, encoded by the exons ATGTGTGTAACTTTGACAACAGGAACGAACACGTGTGTCATCATTG AGCCTTGGTGTCCGACCTATATAGGAGGGCGTTGTTACAGACTCAGCGAAGACCGCGCCACGTGGGAAGAGGCGAAG CTGAACTGTGAGGCTAACAGTTCCACATTGGCACGAATCGACTCGGCAGATCTACTGATGACATTATCAAATGGTTTACCTAAAGACATCG GGGTATATATCGGAGGTAGTGATAGGGTTACTGAAGGACAGTGGGTATGGGCCTACGGAAATGTCCCGATCAATTTCACTGGAATCCCGCACTTTCTAAACATATATCGGGAGCATCAGGATTGTCTTATGATCAAATTCGCCAACAATACCGCCACGCTACAGGATACGCCATGTGTGAATGATAAACTATACATCTGTCAGTCGTCATTGGTCAATTAG
- the LOC138317376 gene encoding GTPase IMAP family member 4-like has protein sequence MSLSGMSKKPSDRPEFPRAVSALSRTTSNNGEGKMCKKIGNATLGPTVNMADGRHYVSETRVILAGKTGSGKSSTGNTLLGNPQAFQTSAGQKSVTNRSMYSTCTYNSRSVVVIDTPGLFDTEMSKEEVKREITRCFAWAAPGPHVMLLMIPSNVRYTQEYHDTVKSYVDLFGEGILKLTLIVFTKSDLLETDLNNETRFRKNLHERLEEFLCKTGNKPVFVDNRASNKDSEREKLFAAIEEIVMSSRKPFQNYALKLTDTHLTSVETVRGMQVHVPEAITEDHEENSSDYQTEKDEKVPFERTATREDIPKDGGEKDGSTSEKVPFERTATREDIPKDGGEKDGSTSEKVPFERTATREDIANDEGEKDGIIERLIQVLSDFFDSFFYLLLGKQKKPTK, from the exons ATGTCACTGTCAG gGATGTCCAAAAAACCTTCTGACCGCCCGGAATTCCCAAGAGCAGTTTCTGCTCTCTCTCGAACCA CGTCCAATAATGGAGAAGGGAAAATGTGTAAAAAGATAGGTAATGCGACTTTGGGACCAACTGTAAACATGGCCG ATGGCAGGCATTACGTGTCAGAAACAAGAGTCATCCTGGCCGGTAAGACTGGATCTGGAAAGAGCAGCACCGGGAATACACTGCTAGGAAATCCCCAGGCTTTCCAAACTTCAGCCGGACAGAAGTCGGTCACAAACCGGAGTATGTATTCCACGTGTACCTACAACAGTAGATCCGTGGTAGTGATCGATACGCCAGGTCTTTTCGACACGGAGATGTCGAAAGAAGAGGTCAAAAGAGAAATAACAAGATGTTTTGCTTGGGCAGCCCCTGGTCCGCACGTAATGCTGCTTATGATTCCATCAAACGTTCGCTATACACAGGAATATCATGACACGGTCAAAAGCTATGTCGATTTGTTCGGAGAAGGGATTTTAAAACTCACTCttattgttttcacaaaatcGGATTTGTTAGAAACCGATCTCAACAACGAAACACGATTTCGAAAGAATCTGCACGAGAGACTGGAGGAATTCCTATGTAAAACCGGTAATAAACCCGTGTTTGTGGACAACAGAGCGTCTAACAAAGACAGTGAAAGAGAAAAACTATTTGCAGCCATTGAGGAAATAGTAATGTCTTCCAGGAAACCCTTTCAGAATTACGCTTTAAAACTTACAGACACACACCTAACGTCAGTGGAAACCGTACGTGGAatgcaagtacatgtaccaGAAGCCATAACCGAGGATCACGAAGAAAACAGTTCAGACTACCAAACGGAAAAAGACGAGAAGGTGCCCTTTGAGCGTACCGCCACTAGAGAGGATATACCTAAGGACGGAGGAGAAAAGGACGGATCAACATCCGAGAAGGTGCCCTTTGAGCGTACCGCCACTAGAGAGGATATACCTAAGGACGGAGGAGAAAAGGACGGATCAACATCCGAGAAGGTGCCCTTTGAGCGTACCGCCACCAGAGAGGATATAGCTAATGACGAAGGAGAAAAGGACGGAATCATCGAACGCTTGATACAAGTATTGAGCGACTTTTTcgatagttttttttatttgttgttggGTAAGCAGAAAAAACCGACAAAGTGA
- the LOC138317377 gene encoding large ribosomal subunit protein bL17m-like, translated as MRSFFFDLLNNKFRFKNTVRSMLRSGAYRKHPRKLQRASGRGGGAEGRVKKLQEMVTNLIRYERIESTFPRCDEARGYTEQLINLAVQNGDKDKHTMEMADYWLTEKDLIHKLFKVLVPRYSNLSNYNYTQMFRLPNKYPGFNNTSPAVLELKGNPWPPVLGKQTVNKNLLTNILLKELYKDMEASGKVNPYRNLNRVVFPNEYEDGVGDMKNIESDILEHEAVSKESSEQLASREQSGDPTNLEEKLESMTLSEHSDVDSGELCDRDDRPKSDNDSHMTK; from the exons ATGCGCAGCTTCTTCTTCGATTTATTGAACAACAAG TTCCGGTTTAAAAATACAGTACGAAGCATGTTGCGAAGTGGAGCATACAGAAAACATCCCCGTAAATTACAGCGCGCTTCGGGGCGAGGTGGTGGAGCGGAGGGTCGAGTAAAAAAACTACAGGAAATGGTCACCAACCTCATCAGATACGAGCGAATTGAATCGACGTTTCCACGATGTGACGAGGCTAGGGGTTACACAGAACAG CTGATAAATCTAGCGGTACAGAATGGAGATAAAGATAAGCACACAATGGAGATGGCAGATTACTGGCTTACG GAAAAGGATTTAATACACAAGCTCTTCAAAGTTTTGGTTCCACGATACAGTAATTTGTCCAACTACAACTATACCCAGATGTTCCGGCTCCCCAACAAGTACCCTGGCTTCAACAATACCAGCCCAGCTGTATTGGAACTCAAAG GTAACCCTTGGCCACCAGTCTTGGGCAAACAGACAGTAAATAAGAACCTTCTAACCAACATCCTTCTGAAGGAACTTTACAAAGACATGGAAGCTTCAGGCAAAGTGAATCCGTATAGAAACCTGAATCGAGTGGTTTTTCCTAACGAATATGAGGATGGTGTCGGTGatatgaaaaatatagaaaGTGATATTTTAGAACATGAGGCAGTTTCTAAGGAGTCGAGTGAACAGTTGGCTTCAAGGGAGCAATCAGGAGACCCCACAAACCTAGAAGAAAAGTTGGAGTCTATGACATTAAGTGAACACTCTGATGTGGATTCTGGGGAACTTTGTGATAGAGATGATCGCCCGAAATCTGACAATGATAGTCATATGACAAAATAA
- the LOC138317393 gene encoding phosphatidylglycerophosphatase and protein-tyrosine phosphatase 1-like — translation MSSLFSKVAFYPTLVYNIFLSKVSSRNWYDRIDETVLLGALPLRGITKQLVEEENVRGLVSLTEDFEMSQFVNSEEEWLKFGVKQLRLQTVDYVGTPTQENIHRGVNFILQHRDQRESVYVHCKAGRTRSATVVACYLIKANGWTPEEAVEFIKTKRSHIWLREKQLKSIDEYYSNWKNFKPMEGA, via the exons ATGTCTAGTCTTTTTTCTAAAGTAGCTTTCTACCCAACCTTAGTATATAACATCTTCTTATCCAAGGTTAGCAGCAGGAATTGGTATGACCGTATTGACGAAACAGTACTCCTTGGAGCTCTGCCACTACGAGGAATCACAAAACAG TTGGTAGAGGAAGAGAATGTACGAGGTCTAGTATCTCTAACAGAGGATTTTGAAATGAGCCAGTTTGTGAATTCTGAGGAG GAATGGTTAAAGTTTGGTGTAAAACAGCTGCGACTACAGACAGTTGACTATGTTGGGACTCCTACACAGGAAAATATCCATCGGGGCGTTAACTTTATCCTCCAGCACAGAGATCAACGGGAAAGTGTTTATGTCCACTGTAAAGCGGGCAGGACCCGGAGTGCCACAGTAGTCGCCTGTTATCTGATCAAG GCCAATGGATGGACTCCAGAAGAAGCAGTTGAATTTATCAAAACAAAGAGAAGTCATATATGGTTACGAGAGAAACAGCTCAAATCAATCGACGAATATTATTCCAACTGGAAGAACTTTAAACCAATGGAAGGAGCATGA